ggcagatggagacagaaggcAAGGAACGTAAGGAAGGCAGTGAGAGTGGCTCAGCTTCctctgaggagggagagggactgTGTGTGGAAGGCAGGTGGACAAAGAACCCAAGAATTCCTTcactgggtgggagagagatcCGGTACAACCAACAACACCCCACCTTTCCCTTACAACAACACCCCACAACCTTTCCCTTATCTGTCCATTTTGCTTCTGAAGGCTGCAAGTAGATAGTAGGTTGCTAGGGCAGGGACCAGGCCAAGCATCCTGAAGAGTAAAAAGCAATTTGCCAGCCTTCTCAATGGGAGTTAGGGGTAGAACTTCACTGGCTCTGGGCTTCTTTGGGTCACCTGTCTTGACAGAATTTTCCAGAATTTTCCAATTCCAGCCTGCTGGAGTCTTCTTCCCACCAGGGAGGAATAGAAAGGATGTGTTTACTTGATATCCTTCATTGGCACCCCACTCCTGATTACCCTGGTGGATGAAGagtgaaataaaaattagcaTGTTTATCCCACTTTTAAATTCGTTTAATGAGAACTCATTTACCCTCTCCCAATTTAAATTCGTAATAACGCCATAACCTTTCAGAGCTCATTATTACCCATCTTCCCAGATCTTCCTGTTAGAGAAGCTTGCCTTCCCAAGTCCTCCTGGGACCCCCTGGAGCTTGTCACTTTGTCAGTCTGCAACATCTGAGGACCCTGCTCTTTGCTCAGCCCCTTGTGAGGTGCTGTCCTTGTATCACTATTGTGGTTTCTTTTGGTGATTTTAGTTTTTATCTGGCCATGGGGACTTACTTTCTCACTTAGCAATGATCCTTcccttgttcctttccttcaaAAACTCTAAGTGGACTCAGcccctttctctgctctctcctacCCTCCAGGGAGTCACTGAACTAACTAACTCCAAGCTGGTGTGTACAGTGTCCGAGCAGCTACCAGCCCAAAAGCTGGAGTCACCATGGCGGCAGGAGTTGCAGCCTGGCTGCCTTTTGCCCGGGCTGCGGCCATTGGATGGATGCCAGTGGCCAACTGCCCCATGCCCCTAGCTCCAGCGGACAAGAACAAGCGGCAAGATGAGCTGATCGTCCTCAATGTAAGTGGACGACGGTTCCAGACCTGGAGGACCACTCTGGAGCGCTATCCCGACACCTTGCTGGGTAGCACAGAAAAGGAGTTCTTCTTCAATGAGGACACGAAGGAGTACTTCTTTGACCGTGACCCGGAAGTGTTCCGTTGTGTGCTTAACTTCTACCGCACCGGGAAGCTGCACTACCCACGCTATGAATGCATCTCTGCCTACGACGATGAACTGGCCTTTTATGGCATCCTCCCCGAGATCATCGGAGACTGCTGCTACGAGGAGTACAAAGACCGCAAGCGGGAGAATGCAGAGCGGCTCATGGATGACAATGACTCTGAAAACAACCAGGAGTCCATGCCCTCTCTCAGCTTCCGTCAGACCATGTGGCGGGCCTTCGAGAACCCACACACCAGCACCCTGGCACTGGTCTTCTACTATGTGACTGGCTTCTTCATTGCCGTCTCGGTCATCACCAATGTGGTGGAGACGGTGCCATGTGGCACCGTGCCTGGGAGCAAGGAGCTGCCGTGTGGAGAGCGCTACTCGGTGGCTTTCTTTTGCCTGGACACTGCCTGTGTAATGATCTTCACAGTGGAGTACCTCCTCCGACTCTTTGCAGCACCCAGCAGATACCGCTTCATCCGCAGTGTGATGAGCATTATCGACGTTGTGGCCATCATGCCCTATTACATTGGTCTGGTCATGACCAACAATGAGGACGTGTCCGGGGCATTTGTCACACTCCGGGTCTTCCGAGTCTTCAGGATCTTCAAGTTCTCCCGACATTCCCAGGGCCTACGGATCCTGGGCTACACCCTGAAGAGCTGTGCCTCAGAACtgggctttcttctcttctcccttacCATGGCCATCATCATCTTTGCCACTGTGATGTTTTATGCTGAGAAGGGCTCCTCCGCCAGCAAGTTCACAAGCATCCCTGCGTCTTTCTGGTACACCATAGTCACCATGACTACACTAGGGTAAGTCAGTACCACTGACCTGAATAGGGTGGAGATGGGTTGATCGCTCATGAAACTTTAGGTGGTGTATCAGGATCGAGGAGAGGATGCATGGAGATAGAAGCCCCTTGCTCAAGTCATGGGGGCCAGGGAAGTGGAATAGTCAGAAAAGGAATGAGTGATTTGTTTATGGGTGGTGACTTGCTCTGAATTGAGTTTGCTGGGGGAGGTGAGGCACGTGTTCTATAAAGCATGGGAAAGTACCTCACCATGTCTGTCCTCCAGGCTCAGTGTGCGAGATGGCAGGGAGGAGTGCCTCTGAGGAccatgaaggagaggaaggagagctgTGGGCAGTGGGGTAGAGAGTAGGAGAAGTTGGGTGAATAGTGTACAGTCTGTCCATGCAGATTTCCTACTACGTTCCCTGCTGTGCCGCCTTCTTTGTAGTATATTTGCAAGCTGCTTTCTCTTTTGCCTGGTTTCGTTTCTGCTGCCACAGACACTCATGGATTCGATATCTCTGATTAGAATTTCTCTCAATGACATAATGATTTTGGGTTTTCTGAAAAGCAAGgtactggtttcttttcttttctttttaactcacAAAAGAAGGGACAGTCTTGTTTTATCAGCTGGAGTCAGAGATGGAATGACCCCAGtctacctgtgtgtctgtgaaatAGTCTCAATGGGTCATGTGGTCAGACAAGCAGCAATATCATCAGCGAGACGACTACTCAGTGAGGGCTCAGGTGACTTTCTCttccagatctctgagttcttcaCTCCACTGAGGTCACACAAATGCATTTATGATGCTGGGATGTGATGCTCTCCATCAGAGGAAGGGGTCCCAAGAAGGAGATTAAAATCTTCACCCTAACAGGATTAGAGCAAATAAAGGCCGCTTTATGGAGACAGAGATTTCAGAGGGGTTTTTGCCTCAGCAGTTGGAAGCCATGAGACTAATGAAAAAATCCCTCCACAATTCATATGCCGGGTCTAGATTTGCTTAGACGAGGAAGCGTTATATTGCTGATGGAGAATTCATGAAGCTTTTTATTTGGTCTTTGACAATTCCATTGGTGGGATCCTGGTgattcagttgtttttgtttttttcctggctgAACCCCTGTTGTGCTGCTGTGGGTTATTCCACATTGCTGCGTGTGTTTATTGGGAATGGCTGAGCAGGTGATTGGACCTCTTAAAGTGATTACATTTGTCATTCTGCCAcaagggaggagcagggaggagagcaAGGGATGTCACCATCCATTTGCGAAGGCCACATTTGATCCAGGCATTTGCTTTACTCTGTCTGTCTAAAGAAAGCTACACAGCCATTCTTCCCAaccaacacacgcacacacgcacacacatacacacacacatacttgcatgcatacacatatgcacacatgcacacatgcatacacacacatgcatacacatatacacacatgcacatacacatatgcatacacacacatgaatacacatgcacacatgaatacacacacatgcatacacatacacacaaatgcatacacatatacacatgcatacacacatacatatacatatacacacacatgcatacacatgcacacatgctttcAGATGACTGCTTACCAGAGTAAGGGTATTTAACCCTGGGGCTTTATCTTTCTTGGAGCAAATGGAAGATGTAAGCTTTTGGCAATATAGGATGTTTGGGATATTGTGAGCTGAGGGCTTGGCTTCATATTTCTCCCTTCTGTGATGACCCTGGCCATCCTTCatcttccaaacaaaacaaaacaaaacaaaacaaaacccaggtaCCTCATCGTGGCACTCAGGGATGCCCCTGATAAGATCCAGTCACCAGTGCCTTTAGTTGCCTCTTGGTGGGATTTGAGACAAGAAAGGGAGGAATCTGTATTGGGATATATCCCAGGCAGGTAGATTGATGGGTGTCAGGGTTAAAATGGGATCTTCTTGAAGGAGATTAATAGGAACACGACTGGCCACCTGCCCATTACTTTTTATGATTAGTATAATAGCATCTGGGTGTCTCCTGTGTGTCAGCAGTGTGCTGAGCACTTTGCATATATTATCTCTAAGTCCTCGCAGCAGCCTTGCGAGGTAGGAAAAGCTCAGTATTCCTTAAAGATGCAGAAGGTGAGGCTCAGAGGGGCTCAATAAATTCCCCAGAGTCACAGAGCTGATTTTTGGACGCCAGTCACTCTCTGTGTCTTCAGTGTCCTTTCTCCTTTCACCGTGTCATACTGTTCCCACTCCATCATGGCCTCCAGTAGCAACCAGGCCTTTGggcttatttttacttattattactTGTTAAAAGATAGCCTCAAGATGTGTGATATTCTATTCTAGTCAAATTGCTAGTCAGGCAAGTATCAGCTTGCTGAATGTTGTATGCCAGGCCCTGACCtagacacacagagactggaCACAGCATACATTTCCTTCTGCACAGGACAGAAGATGTCATTAGAAATCAATGGCTGCTTTCATAGCTAAACTTGGGATTTTGCCGCTGTTTTTATTGTGGGGTAATAGTTGGTGCCTTTGAGTGCTCATCTGTAGAGGCAGATGCAGGTTCAGCATCAGGGGTAGAGTGTATTGGCCTCAGATTTACATTCTTGGAGTAGTTCAGGGCGCAGGCAGGCTACAGGAGAAGGTGTGTGAGAAGGGAAAGCATCCGCCTACACTGGAGATGGCTGTGGCTCCCCTACAGGTCCTGGACCTCCTCACCCCACTCCCCAATGGCGAACAGGTTTGCTTCTCCATCTACAATGCTCTGAAATGTCTAGCTTCTGAGGAGTGAACTAAATGAGCTAGAAAAGAAACTTTTAGTCCTCTCTTCCCTCAATTCAGACAAGTTCCAAGGaagctgttctttttcttccttccacctgTCCGGTTGTGGCTGTGTGCAAGATCAAGCTGCTTTGACTTTGACCTGAGCTGGCAGTTGGCACCATTATCAGGCTCCTTTGTTTGGCTATACATAGCAGGTGCTTGACAAAATGCTTTCTATTGGAGGGGTCAGTGTAAATGGGGCACCTTCCCCATTTGTTTGGTCTGATGTCATTCTCAGTCTCTCCTAGATGTATCTGTCCTTTCTTGAGGGTAAATGTAAGGGTTGAGCCTGCAGTCCTGCAGCCTCTCCAGCGCTGGATGCTGTCTCAGCTCTGCTGTTCCAGGAGGGCGGAGACTTGGTGACTGATCTGTCCACTGAGATGCTCTAAGGGCCTCACTTATGTTCATGCCCTTACTAGGGGACTGTCTGGCTCAACCTGGAAAGCTTTCCCTTTCTCCTGGCTGATTTCTGTTCAAACCACATTCCCTGGCTGGCTGGTTTTAGCCCTGTTGCACCATTGCAGGAAGTTCATCTTTTTCCTAGTCTATATTGAATTTGAACCCCATGTGACTAGAAACTATGACAGACCAACTCTGCAGTGGTCCAATTGCCTCCAGCCAATCCCAGCTGTCTGCAGCCCCTCCCTGCCCTACTCCTTCCAGAGCTCCCATTTCTAACCAACAGCATTGTCCTCAGCTCTTTCTCAGAGCAGTGTCAGCCAGCTTGCTCAGAGGCAGCATAAGTGAAGGTGTTTGCTCTGCCAGGCTCAGGTTACCATCTCTGCCTGCTTTCCCACTACCTCACTCATGTGTTAGTAGATGTCCTCCAGGGAAGGATCTCCTGAAGCCAATTATCaccatttatttaatatttcaaaatactttAAGCACACAAGAACAACTGACAGCCCAAATTATCACCCAGGCTTGAAGATGTCTTTCCTCAGCAGGCTCCTGTGCCGGTAGGAAAGACCCCTGAGCTGTGCCCAGGTTCCCCTTGTGCTCCCTTGACAGCTGAGCTCCCAAATGCACCATTCAAGGATTAATTTCCGTGTTCATAATTGAtgctataaataaaacaaatccccAATTATCTCAGTTAACAGAGGAAAGGGATAACGTGGAACTCCCAATATTAAATAAGACCAACATAACTAGTTTGGGAATGTATTCTATGAGGTGAGTTTTGTCAAAGCAAATTTCCCTTCTTAATTTTGCTTAGCTTTGATTAGTATTATGGTGGATCTGGACTGGCTGAGCAAGTCCTTGGGGCAACTCAGGTGAGGCCATGGGGATGCAAGAATTTGGGAGCGTCTGGGTATGTGTCCACAGGGGCTGTGGTGGGCTGGAGAGCAGCTTCAGGCCTGGATGGGCTGGACAGCTCTTGGACATCTTAAGCTGGAGGGTTGGGGGGAGATAGGCTTGGAAAAGGCTGAGGAAGGTATGgagcagcctctgctccacaccGATGGTGGCTCACTTACGTAATTGTCATCAGCAGCCTGTCTGTCACCTTGTGCTCTGAGATGAGAGCATTTTTGACAGTGTCCAAAAATCACTTTAACAAAAGCAGAatcgatttttttttaacttcttccaAGCATGAAGCAGTCTTCaggtgatttgcatttccctttaaAACCTTGTCCTGAAGAGAGCCTGCCTGAGGCTCCAGAAGGCAGAAGTGCTTGGCTTGGAAGGAGAGCGAGCATGGAAGGTTGAGGTTCTTGATCAGACCCCCCCTGTGCCAGATATGAAGCTTGTGTGAGATGTGGTTTTTGTTAACTCGACAGTTCTCAATATTCTGTCTATACTTTCACAGGGATCACCAATACCTCAGTCTAGATACTGGCTGACAAAGTTATCTATGTGGGGTGGACTCCCTGCTCATATTTTGCTTCCTGATAACGAATGTCCTGCAGGTCTTTTCTTTGTTAGCATTTCTTAACTGATAGTTCCCTGGTGCTGGAATTCCCAAGAGAGGATGCAAACTTACATCTCAACAAAGGATCTTCCATCCGTTCAATGTTTGTGAATGCCTACTGTGTACCCGAGGGCATTGCTGACTCTCAGAATACACAACCACTATAATTGTGTGACAGTCCAATGTGAATCTGCAAGATGAAGCAAACATCTCCCTTCCTCAGAACAGGAACAGTCATCTTCCCACTGTAAACCTCCGTCATCTTCTCCAAAAAGTTTTTCAAGAAGTGAGCAGACAGGGAGGGCGAACACTTGGGACTTCAGCCTTAGGAGGGATGGGACTTCTTGCAAGGAATGTTTGTTGTGAGTTCTTGCATAGCATCAGGCTACCTGACATGGTCATCTTGAGACATTCCAGGGACACGGAGAGGCCATAGGTAAGTTCCTGCCTACCATGCCTCTCTTCATTCAGCTGTCTTCCAATATTCCATAAATACTAAGTTCTAGGCACTACTATTCTTGCATTCCAATAGAAAGGGCAATTCagtaaatagatgaataaatatgcACTATTAGGATATGTAGAAGAATAGAACACATCAGGACACATAGGGAGTGCTGAGTGTATTTACTCTCTTAAgagtcaggtcccctggaaaCAGGTCAGAGGCTTAAAATTCCCCAGGGACTTCCTATTCAGAGCCACAGTGGCATGATTGTCACAAGCAACATGCTTGAGTTGATTCTCCCATTAACTTTCTGATCTCCTGCCACCCCTTGCAGAAATTCCATTAGgaatttccttcttcttccaagAATACCATATTAAGGAACCTCCTACCTGATGATGTTTTTGCATGTATTATTCCTGCTTTTCTCTATTATGTCCATATTCCCTTAGGTCTCTGTTTAGCATCTGAGAGGCCCTTTTTGATCCCTTAACATAAAATAACGTGGCAATAATGCAGGCAAGAGATGGTGGTGACATCATGGATGAGAGCAACAGAGACTGGGGAACTGAGAGACCTTTGGCTCTTTACAGGTAGAGGGCTGGGGCGCTAGCTCAGTGCCTGCTGAGGACTTGAGATggaatccccagcacctacttgAAAGCCAGGCAAAGTAGCACAACTATGCTCCAGCACTGGAATGAGCCTACAACTCATTTGCCAGTCAGTATAGCTGGGTTGAGGTGCTTCAGGGCAGAAACCCCTGCTTAAAAGTTAAAAgtggagagagatagaggaaagaCAACTGAAGTTGAACTGTGTATAGACCTTTGGCttctatacacatgtgtgttgGAGAATATCTACTTGTAGGCACTAACAAgtggaacacatacacacaaagtagaAAAGACAGTAAGCTTTCTCAGGAAGTATTCACTGGCCTTTCTCCCATTAAACCAGCTAAAGTTCATGGCAGGAGATTAACCATGAAGACCTTCTACACCCTTGGGAGAAACATTGGCAAGAAGAGGCTTGGCTCTAAGACCCAGGGCATCTAAGACATCAGCAGGGAACCAGTAAGCCCAGAGAACCAAGTTGTAGCCACAGCATCTGAGAGAGGAATAGGCTGGCAGCAGGGCCGGAAAGCTGGATGGAGCGTTCCTTTTTCTTACCCAGGCAATAGCTACTGATGTGTGGACAGCTGGCCTGTGCTCACCATCATGAGGGGCCAGCCCTGGCTCTGACACAGAGGCCACTCTGAGACTGTGGTTTCTGCTTTGACATAGAGTTGACCCAGGGCTTCTGCAAAAAGAGGTTAACTCACATGGGTGGCACTTTGAGCAGCTCAGGTGCCTCACACAGGAGCCCCACGATGCCTTTGCTCTGTGATCTGGCAATTCAGATCACTGCATTTTTTGGAAAAGGATTTCCACGCTGGTTTTCATTTCACAGCTCTCTTCCAGAACGTCTGGAAATCAATCTCAACCTCTCTGTGCTCGGCTTTGTTTGTGCTTCTCTCTTTAAGCACACTAAACATGATTCTTCCCGAGGAACCACAATTACTCTGTCTTGAAATACTGTAAACAAGAAAACAGAgggccctccccctccccagcctgggaAGAACCCCCTCAGCTGCTGCTCGAATGGGTTCAGTTCTTTAACCCAGGAAGGAGTGCTTGTCCTAGGCCGTGCAAAGCTCTGGATCACGCTCCACAAGGGCTTAGAGCTCTGAGCCAAAGACTGGAGCAGCGGAACCTTCCACCATCCTTGGGCACAAGAGCCTTCGTACAACTAGCCGTTTCTGGGAAGCTGAGCCTGGAACACTCATTTGCAGAGATTCTTCTTTTGGTGATGTTCAAGTCAGTAGTTCTCTTCTGGGGAGTAGGAAGTCAGGCCTCAGAAACCATCTTTGGAAAGAGTGTGTAATACTGACCTCAGACCAACATCTAAGGAAGATTTGTGCTTGGGAGCATCTCCAGGACAGGCTTCATGCCGAGTTTGGCTTCTTATTTGCCCATCTTGTTTTCCTTGGGACACACCAGCCAGCCCCATACAAATGGTCGGTCTGTGGGAAGGTGGGATTGGGAAGGAAGAGAGCCCAGCTTTGGCTGACCATAACTAGGTGGAAGAAGATTACATTTAGCTCATGTAATCATATTCTGGGTGCCAGGACTCGAATGAGTGTCATTAAACTGAATCAGAAAAAATCGTTTTAATATAAGTGCCACCTCACACACAAGCTGGttgatggagagatggatgaggCTGGAGACGCCTCCTTTGTAACACGATGCAGTAAAATCCCATCACCTTCATTATTTCCCACCAAAGCAACACATCAAAATACCCCTGAGTGGCAGAACAGCTTGAATTTAATATACAGAAAGTCCAATCAAAcaataaatggatggaactatataaagaacccaTTTTCTGGGAGGCTGGCTCCATTCTCTGGGATTCAGCTCCCTGACACATGAAATGTGCATCAATTTTCACCAACTAATGCAGCTGCCGAATCACCACATGTGATATTTGTTTGCTTCAGAAATGGCAAAGGGGACCTTTCCCTCCCACATTAACTGGCTATCAATGCAAAATTGCAAATCTCGTTTCCTTTGATTTGCATCCAGTGGCTCCCATTCTCCCAGCAAGGTACCTTGCAGTGCCAGCCAAAGTGGAAGGATGGCCCCCCACTCCATCCCAGGATCCCATCACTTCATAATCTTCTTTGAACTAGGGTGAGCATCATAAGGGCCGAGAGTCTTTCTTCTCAGCAGTCATTGTAGGGACTTCTTGGGATGTGCTGACACACTCTGAATGTCTGTGACATTATGGATGGTCCATAGTCCTTCTTTTGATGTTGTATGGAGCAAAAGTTTCATTCTCTGTTGGGTCCCTCATACCAGCATACCTCTGCACATTGTCTCCCGCCCCTGTCTCCCAGCCAGTTATGGAGagattataaacataaatatcaaTAGATCAGtcagacagaagaaaacaaaactagctGCTCAAAAATCATACGATACTGTCAGAGGCTCATAGAAAATaatggctttttttccccttcaggtATGGGATCCTTCTCAAAGTTATTTTTCCAATGACATGAATAGCAGAGTTAACCATAATTATAGGCTTATAGACTCTTAAGAGGCATCATTAGTTTACCTTTACTAAAGTGTACTTTAGCAGTGGGGGAAGCTTAGGAGAATTAAACTAACCAGTATCAAAACCACAGATAGCGTAAGTTTCATTTGATTCAGCAACTATTGAATATCCTGTTTGCAAGGTAATGttggaaatataaaaacaaataagaggGCTGGGTCTGTAGCTCGGAGGTACAGTTCTTGCCTATTGCCTAATATGTGCAAGGCCAATGGTTTATTCACAGGTACTGCTACAATGAGTGGGATGGGAGAacgagagagggagaggaaggggagaagagagatagCCTGGGAAGTTTATGGTATAGCAGGGGATGTATGTCCACAGGCATGCACAAGAAAGAAAGGGCCATGTTCTGAAAAGATCAGAAGTGTATATtgcagaataaatatttaatatttgctgATAAATGATTGGCCCCACAGAAAAGGTGAATGACATTTTAGGCAGACCAACAACGGCAGGTAGGATTTTAATAAGCGGGAATGGGAAATGCAAGTAACTCATGAAAGGGCACGATGCTTGGGGAGCTTGGCTACTGTTTGCTGGGGTTTAGGATATAAGAACAGAAACATGGCTTATAATAAGTAGGAACAAAAGGTTTGCAGGGACTCAGAGGATCCAAAATAGGAAGGCAATGAGCTCAGTTGGTAGGCATCAGGAGCCACTCAAGATGTTCAAGGTGCAAACAGGAGGTAGATTCACTTGGCAGCTGGTTCCTGGATGATCATTGGAAGATCTTTTGGATGCAAGACAGTCATTCACAGACTGATCAAGTAAGAGATGAAGAAGTTCTGACCCGAGATAGCAACAACAGAATACGAGAGGACTTGAATGGAAACAGGAGTCTGAAGGAACTTTGGAATATAAGAGTGGCTAATGAGAAGCATGGAGCTGCAGATTCTAGGGAAGGAATGTGTTGGTGGGTGCTCAAAGGAGAAGGACCATGACCTTGACTTTGGGTCTGTGAAGTTTGCTGATAACCCCAGATGTCCTCTGAATAGAAAATGGCTCTGGGGCTCCTCCAGGAGAACAAGGCTAAGTGAGAAAATTGGAAGACTCTTGAAGGCAGGGTGCTGAGGAAGGAACTTTGAGGAATTCTTCTTGACCTGTGTCTTACTTGAGCGCACAGCCATTTGGTACCATTTGCAAATAACTTTACTAAAACTTCTATCTTATCTTTCTCCTTGGCCTATGGAAATTCACTTCCATACTGTGTTTCTGCTCTCACTAAAAAGGAAGATTGATCCtctgagttttatttattattattttttttagtgtCCTACAGTGATAAGTAAATAACAACACCCATCAGGAGAAAAAATTTGTTCGTGggtcttacaaaagaaaataaataaatatgccctTATGTTGGCACGTGGCTAGGAGATGAGATTGAAATAGTCACAGACAGACCAAAAGCCATCTCTGTCTGGCGGAGGGCTACAGTTTTTGCCAGTCTTTTGCAGTGTCAGACCCTGGGACAATGTTTCAAGAACTTGAGACATTTCTTCTCccacttgctttcttcttcctctccggGGTGAAATATGTTAGCTGAACCTGTTGAATCACGGGACCTACCTATCCTCTGACATGGCTCCCACCTCTCATTTGGGTTTTGGGGAAGCAGCTAGGGGAAATGATGCTTTCATAATTCAGTAAACATGCCTCACAGCAAACAAGACACAAGCCAAGTTCATATTAGAAGCTTCaatgagagagaagggaaataagGCTCCAACCCCACGAGCTGGAAGTTTGATCCTACCCTGCACATGGGAAGGCCACGATGCTGTGCTCAAGCTCCCACACTGCAGTCACACTGAGGTCTTTTAATTCCATTTGAGTTCACTGGGCCTCCTAATGAGCCTTGCCCCACTAAAAGATGTCTGTGCTCACAGAGCTGTATTGCAGGCCTCAGTAAGGAAAGAGACATGAGTGAGACACAAGAAGAAGGGGACATCGGAAGTGGTATGTTAATGAGGGCTCCATGGAGG
This region of Mus caroli chromosome 3, CAROLI_EIJ_v1.1, whole genome shotgun sequence genomic DNA includes:
- the Kcnd3 gene encoding potassium voltage-gated channel subfamily D member 3 isoform X1, with the translated sequence MAAGVAAWLPFARAAAIGWMPVANCPMPLAPADKNKRQDELIVLNVSGRRFQTWRTTLERYPDTLLGSTEKEFFFNEDTKEYFFDRDPEVFRCVLNFYRTGKLHYPRYECISAYDDELAFYGILPEIIGDCCYEEYKDRKRENAERLMDDNDSENNQESMPSLSFRQTMWRAFENPHTSTLALVFYYVTGFFIAVSVITNVVETVPCGTVPGSKELPCGERYSVAFFCLDTACVMIFTVEYLLRLFAAPSRYRFIRSVMSIIDVVAIMPYYIGLVMTNNEDVSGAFVTLRVFRVFRIFKFSRHSQGLRILGYTLKSCASELGFLLFSLTMAIIIFATVMFYAEKGSSASKFTSIPASFWYTIVTMTTLGYGDMVPKTIAGKIFGSICSLSGVLVIALPVPVIVSNFSRIYHQNQRADKRRAQKKARLARIRVAKTGSSNAYLHSKRNGLLNEALELTGTPEEEQMGKTTSLIESQHHHLLHCLEKTTGLSYLVDDPLLSVRTSTIKNHEFIDEQMFEQNCMESSMQNYPSTRSPSLSSHSGLTTTCCSRRSKKTTHLPNSNLPATRLRSMQELSTLHIQGSEQPSLTTSRSSLNLKADDGLRPNCKTSQITTAIISIPTPPALTPEGESRPSPASPGPNTNIPSITSNVVKVSAL
- the Kcnd3 gene encoding potassium voltage-gated channel subfamily D member 3 isoform X2, producing MAAGVAAWLPFARAAAIGWMPVANCPMPLAPADKNKRQDELIVLNVSGRRFQTWRTTLERYPDTLLGSTEKEFFFNEDTKEYFFDRDPEVFRCVLNFYRTGKLHYPRYECISAYDDELAFYGILPEIIGDCCYEEYKDRKRENAERLMDDNDSENNQESMPSLSFRQTMWRAFENPHTSTLALVFYYVTGFFIAVSVITNVVETVPCGTVPGSKELPCGERYSVAFFCLDTACVMIFTVEYLLRLFAAPSRYRFIRSVMSIIDVVAIMPYYIGLVMTNNEDVSGAFVTLRVFRVFRIFKFSRHSQGLRILGYTLKSCASELGFLLFSLTMAIIIFATVMFYAEKGSSASKFTSIPASFWYTIVTMTTLGYGDMVPKTIAGKIFGSICSLSGVLVIALPVPVIVSNFSRIYHQNQRADKRRAQKKARLARIRVAKTGSSNAYLHSKRNGLLNEALELTGTPEEEQMGKTTSLIESQHHHLLHCLEKTTNHEFIDEQMFEQNCMESSMQNYPSTRSPSLSSHSGLTTTCCSRRSKKTTHLPNSNLPATRLRSMQELSTLHIQGSEQPSLTTSRSSLNLKADDGLRPNCKTSQITTAIISIPTPPALTPEGESRPSPASPGPNTNIPSITSNVVKVSAL